The following proteins come from a genomic window of Metarhizium brunneum chromosome 2, complete sequence:
- the SLD_0 gene encoding Delta 8-(E)-sphingolipid desaturase, translating into MSRDQILSPEAVDSMIADGDTIVIFEEYVLRLNSWLDRHPGGRLAILHMVGRDATDEITAYHTDRTLRTMKAYRIGRKPMGPWTNRTPPIRGGVFQTGTQSESVPDLSDIQLLDQDKDFLDEGYGSGVSRVASRDQSHRSSPSPGPEYATGSQATLERAVPRAKASHVQDGVVKGKKPVNGNKVAEAQVALNPEEWTEWAIQQGKVNDSRDFPSLDSDVQGAIAAKYRLLHRRVQDEGLYSCPYIEYGKEMARYTTLFGLFLYTLCHGWYLTSAVFLGLFWHQIMFTAHDAGHRAITAVFAVDTLIGLFIADFCCGLSMGWWKSSHNVHHLITNMPEHDPDIQNLPLFATCPSFFKSLRSSYYDFTFVWDAAAEFLVPYQKYTYYPVMGIARFNLYLLSWLHVLSSKSSSLGSSKAWWIRPTEIAFMMCYWFLFGYLLLWRTLPTWTLRVAFVLISHIVTMPLHVQITLSHWGMSTSDLGEDESFPQRQLRTTLDVDCPAWLDFIHGGLQFQAIHHLFPRVPRHNLRKVQAMVKEFCADTEIPYSILGFLDGNRKVIGRLEEVSEQVKMLVNCQKYMAETGESGLH; encoded by the exons AGATCAGATCTTGTCTCCAGAAGCGGTGGATTCCATGATTGCCGACGGAGACACCATTGTAATCTTCGAGGAATATGTTCTCCGCCTCAATTCGTGGCTAGACAGGCACCCAGGTGGTCGCCTTGCAATTTTGCACATGGTTGGGCGAGATGCCACAGATGAGATAACAGC GTACCACACCGATCGCACACTACGAACGATGAAGGCATACCGGATCGGCCGGAAGCCAATGGGTCCCTGGACCAACCGCACGCCACCAATCAGAGGAGGTGTGTTCCAGACAGGAACCCAATCAGAAAGCGTGCCGGACCTATCGGACATTCAATTATTAGATCAGGACAAGGACTTCCTAGATGAGGGTTACGGAAGTGGTGTTAGCAGAGTTGCTTCACGCGACCAGTCCCACCGATCTAGTCCCTCTCCTGGGCCGGAATATGCAACTGGGAGCCAGGCAACTTTAGAACGGGCCGTCCCAcgcgccaaggccagccatGTGCAAGATGGCGTCGTTAAAGGCAAGAAGCCCGTCAACGGTAACAAGGTTGCTGAGGCTCAGGTTGCCTTGAACCCCGAGGAGTGGACCGAATGGGCTATACAACAGGGCAAGGTGAATGACAGCAGGGATTTTCCTTCTCTAGACTCGGACGTCCAAGGAGCTATTGCCGCCAAGTATAGACTCTTACACCGTCGTGTCCAAGACGAGGGCCTTTACAGTTGTCCATACATCGAGTATGGCAAGGAGATGGCCCGATACACAACCTTGTTTGGCCTCTTCCTTTACACCCTCTGTCATGGCTGGTACCTGACTTCTGCCGTTTTCCTCGGCCTCTTCTGG CACCAAATTATGTTTACTGCTCACGATGCTGGTCACCGAGCTATTACGGCCGTCTTTGCTGTCGACACGCTTATTGGGTTGTTCATCGCCGATTTCTGCTGTGGCCTATCCATGGGCTGGTGGAAGAGCAGCCACAATGTTCATCACCTAATCACAAACATGCCG GAACATGATCCTGATATCCAGAACCTCCCCCTTTTCGCCACATGTCCATCATTTTTCAAATCCCTTCGCTCAAGCTACTATGACTTTACCTTTGTATgggacgccgccgccgaattCCTTGTTCCCTACCAGAAGTACACATACTACCCAGTCATGGGTATCGCCCGATTCAACCTCTACCTTCTCTCATGGCTCCACGTCCTCTCTTCCAAATCATCCTCTCTCGGAAGTAGCAAGGCCTGGTGGATTCGTCCTACCGAGATTGCGTTCATGATGTGCTACTGGTTTCTCTTTGGCTACCTCCTCCTTTGGCGCACACTCCCTACCTGGACACTGCGCGTGGCATTTGTTCTCATCTCCCACATTGTCACCATGCCTCTACATGTCCAGATAACGCTTTCGCACTGGGGAATGTCCACCTCGGACCTGGGAGAGGATGAATCCTTCCCGCAGCGGCAACTACGAACCACTCTCGATGTTGACTGTCCTGCCTGGCTCGACTTTATCCACGGTGGTTTGCAGTTCCAAGCCATCCATCACCTATTTCCTCGAGTTCCTCGCCACAACCTCCGAAAGGTTCAAGCCATGGTCAAGGAATTTTGTGCAGACACCGAGATCCCCTATTCTATTTTGGGATTTTTGGATGGAAACCGCAAGGTCATTGGTCGATTGGAGGAAGTGAGCGAGCAAGTCAAGATGCTGGTCAATTGTCAGAAGTACATGGCGGAAACCGGAGAGAGTGGGTTGCACTAG